In the genome of Cercospora beticola chromosome 2, complete sequence, one region contains:
- the TVP18 gene encoding Golgi apparatus membrane protein tvp18 (antiSMASH:Cluster_7), whose translation MTIADEFRSRNFSIYGQWTGIIAMILCFALGIANIFNFHWVIVFSVICLVCSFIILFIEVPLLLRICPTSPKFDEFIRRFATNYMRAGIYAVMSIIQWLSIIARATSLIAAAIVLLIAALFYALAGFKGQEFQSSKTLGGQGVAQMIV comes from the exons ATGACTATCGCCGATGAGTTCCGATCAAGGAATTTCA GTATATATGGCCAATG GACGGGCATCATTGCCATGATTCTATGCTTCGCCCTGGGCATCGCCAACATCTTCAACTTCCACTGGGTTATTGTCTTCAGCGTAATCTGCCT AGTCTGCTCCTTCATAATACTCTTCATCGAGgtccctctcctcctccgaatCTGCCCGACCTCGCCGAAGTTCGATGAATTCATTCGCCGATTCGCGACCAACTATATGCGCGCTGGCATCTACGCCGTCATGTCTATCATCCAATGGctcagcatcatcgccagAGCCACCAGTCTGATCGCCGCTGCCATTGTGTTGCTCATCGCCGCGTTATTCTATGCTTTGGCCGGATTCAAGGGGCAGGAATTCCAGAGTAGCAAGACATTGGGCGGACAAGGAGTTGCGCAAATGATTGTGTAG
- a CDS encoding uncharacterized protein (SMCOG1106:major facilitator transporter~antiSMASH:Cluster_7), giving the protein MIAISSLWSAPTINPINQKARSIPVLNPVNKYGRVFFFSWFGFFIAFWSWYAFTPLLSLTIRANLNLTTEQIANTNIAALTGTLLVRFVAGPLCDRFGPRWTYIIILLAGSIPTAMAGLVNNWQGLLALRFFVGILGGTFVPCQVWSTGFFDKNVVGSSNALIGGWGNSGGGITYFLMPVIYDSLRDDQGLSSNVAWRVAFIVPFILIVSTAAGMLFLCDDTPTGKWSERHAAAQQLQQGRIVDIPVTPSDRSTHSNDNHEKKGEKTTDLEQHSNTHDVQTGQTIEVAQGEVVIAPTLKNTLRILTSPQTLFHCATYACSFGGELAINSYLGAYYLKNFPTLGQTGAGRWAAMFGLLNVITRPLGGIIADILYKYTSSLWIKKAWIVFVGIVSGAFLIAIGLTDPRQESMMFGLIAGMAVFLEAGNGANFALVPHVHPQANGVLSGIVGAVGNLGGVIYAIVFRYHGTDYAESFWITGVMVIGLNLVLCWVRPVPKGQVGGR; this is encoded by the exons ATGATTGCGATATCGAGCTTGTGGAGCGCTCCAACGATCAATCCTATTAACCAGAAGGCGCGGAGTATCCCTGTCCTGAACCCGGTCAACAAGTATGGCAGGGTGTTCTTTTTCTCGTGGTTTGGCTTCTTCATTGCGTTCTGGTCGTG GTACGCTTTCACACCACTGCTCAGTCTGACAATCCGAGCCAATCTCAACCTCACGACGGAACAAATCGCAAATACCAACATCGCCGCATTGACGGGCACACTTCTCGTTCGTTTCGTGGCAGGACCGTTGTGTGATCGATTTGGACCACGATGGACGTACATCATCATCTTGCTTGCGGGCTCCATCCCTACCGCAATGGCTGGCTTGGTCAACAACTGGCAAGGTCTTCTGGCATTACGTTTCTTCGTCGGTATCCTGGGAGGCACATTCGTGCCATGTCAGGTTTGGTCGACGGGATTCTTTGACAAGAATGTGGTTGGGTCTTCGAATGCGTTGATCGGTGGTTGGGGCAACTCTGGTGGTGGAATCACGTACTTCCTAATGCCTGTGATCTACGACA GCCTCCGCGATGACCAAGGTCTAAGCTCGAACGTCGCATGGCGCGTAGCGTTCATCGTCCctttcatcctcatcgtctccaCGGCTGCTGGCATGCTCTTCCTCTGCGATGACACTCCAACTGGAAAATGGAGCGAAAGACACGCTGCCGCACAACAACTCCAACAAGGAAGAATCGTCGACATTCCCGTCACACCAAGCGACCGAAGCACTCACTCAAACGACAACCATGAAAAGAAAGGAGAGAAAACAACAGACCTCGAACAACACTCCAACACCCACGATGTCCAAACCGGCCAAACCATAGAAGTAGCACAAGGCGAAGTCGTCATCGCTCCAACCCTCAAGAACACCCTCCGCATCCTCACATCTCCTCAAACTCTCTTCCACTGCGCAACATATGCCTGCTCCTTTGGCGGCGAACTCGCAATCAATTCCTACTTGGGAGCTTACTACCTCAAAAACTTCCCAACTCTCGGCCAAACTGGTGCAGGCCGCTGGGCCGCCATGTTCGGTCTCCTGAACGTCATTACAAGACCACTAGGTGGAATCATCGCCGACATTTTGTACAAATACACTTCATCCCTCTGGATCAAAAAAGCCTGGATCGTATTCGTAGGAATTGTATCCGGAGCTTTCCTCATCGCGATTGGATTGACGGATCCAAGGCAGGAGAGTATGATGTTCGGACTCATCGCTGGTATGGCTGTGTTTTTGGAAGCAGGAAATGGAGCGAACTTCGCTCTGGTACCGCATGTGCATCCACAGGCAAATGGAGTTTTGAGCGGAATTGTAGGTGCCGTGGGAAATCTAGGAGGTGTCATTTATGCGATTGTGTTTCGGTATCATGGGACGGATTATGCGGAGAGTTTCTGGATTACGGGTGTCATGGTCATTGGGTTGAATTTGGTGTTGTGTTGGGTGAGACCTGTGCCGAAGGGGCAGGTTGGGGGAAGGTGA
- a CDS encoding uncharacterized protein (antiSMASH:Cluster_7), with protein sequence MAEDKQQQASKSKNVLGQPLSWFAKGEGYYKDGYCHHSASDDKQPRGNYSIAATLTHSFLQSEYGDDKPYKGHSAGQKMCLSAHDFKSAVREMGPDTGPKVDLSATDERALEVVSLDLLKNYAAKGASKSENKGAEGAQGSARQGGGAQGVKVKEGSQIGGDQGQGSRDKSQNVKTDAKPEGSGGQKG encoded by the exons ATGGCAGAagacaagcagcagcaagcttccAAGAGCAAGAATG TGCTCGGCCAACCACTCTCCTGGTTTGCGAAGGGCGAGGGCTACTACAAAGATGGCTACTGTCACCACTCAGCTTCGGATGACAAGCAACCACGAGGCAACTACTCCATCGCGGCCACCTTGACTCACTCTTTCCTGCAATCCGAGTACGGCGATGACAAGCCCTACAAAGGCCACTCCGCCGGCCAGAAAATGTGCCTGTCTGCGCACGACTTCAAGAGTGCCGTGAGGGAGATGGGTCCGGATACTGGGCCCAAGGTCGATCTGAGTGCGACGGACGAGAGGGCATTGGAGGTCGTGAGCTTGGACTTGCTGAAAAATTATGCTGCGAAAGGAGCATCGAAGAGTGAGAACAAAGGTGCAGAAGGTGCGCAGGGCAGTGCCAGACAGGGTGGAGGAGCACAAGGGGTGAAGGTGAAAGAGGGTAGCCAGATTGGAGGAGACCAGGGCCAAGGCTCCAGAGACAAGAGTCAGAATGTAAAGACGGACGCGAAGCCGGAGGGAAGCGGAGGGCAGAAGGGTTGA
- a CDS encoding uncharacterized protein (antiSMASH:Cluster_7) — translation MDSLTAQFGAQMNMLDVEHAARAHVNMDDLASAFESYRVTADLPPTARHMGPNTKHHQLVVVFPCFDLMPQGADIALEVPCNAAQREPPKKGAFFEHNFPDVMVRLPTRADVAHAAIPTFERKNLLESMVERLTLAPGFSTLNVVSYFATDLQTTPMYRFQLKTRWVTSSPNPLFEEEVQSIEVSAAEWSEIRTQGAQVSWVKLLESHVNRATDFSYLRVLERVKKHDPEVAHFDTSGCDTLFDSAPLQSINNVLRIRMSAKGVRRTMIDDEQDIFELPCGHQFMCNETHLMCAMSEEDCLAAKCPQCEQKILHSDTDFVRVAIVHDRRARDYYKREREWWKLATARFKQEVILSPSSHATRFSIKCKDFRTAIVNARKSFRVPATAMPNEINFAEYPETIVICDRLVQNLSHDFQSMTVLGRSTMGLLINFATQVLKEYTGVQDAADIWTVMPPKYRGFVLAWFYRTLVLAYYMVKKSEQQLGQMAEDLFVEKPDDSIKLGYKLDSAVMGKRRKSMAVHGTFGNVPLQKARIPYHPQPSDWQKQERVLM, via the coding sequence ATGGACAGCCTCACAGCCCAGTTCGGCGCGCAGATGAACATGCTGGACGTCGAGCACGCTGCCCGCGCCCATGTCAACATGGACGATCTGGCGAGCGCGTTCGAGTCTTACCGTGTCACCGCAGACTTGCCGCCGACAGCCCGCCACATGGGTCCCAACACCAAACACCACCAGCTCGTTGTCGTATTCCCCTGCTTCGACCTCATGCCTCAGGGGGCTGACATCGCACTCGAAGTCCCTTGCAACGCAGCGCAACGTGAGCCGCCGAAGAAAggcgccttcttcgagcACAATTTCCCGGATGTGATGGTGAGGCTGCCAACTCGTGCCGATGTTGCTCATGCTGCGATACCTACATTTGAGCGAAAGAATCTTCTCGAGTCGATGGTGGAGCGCTTGACGCTCGCGCCTGGTTTCAGCACGCTGAATGTCGTTTCTTACTTTGCCACTGACCTGCAGACTACGCCCATGTATCGCTTCCAACTCAAGACCCGTTGGGTGACCTCCTCGCCGAATCCactcttcgaagaagaagttcaaTCGATTGAAGTCAGTGCAGCAGAGTGGAGCGAGATCCGAACTCAAGGCGCGCAAGTCAGCTGGGTGAAGCTCCTCGAGTCGCATGTCAACCGTGCAACGGACTTCTCGTACCTTCGTGTACTTGAGCGCGTCAAGAAGCACGATCCCGAAGTGGCACACTTCGATACCAGCGGGTGCGACACTCTCTTTGATAGCGCGCCACTTCAGTCCATCAACAACGTTCTGAGGATTCGAATGAGCGCAAAAGGAGTTCGCCGTACCATGATTGACGACGAGCAAGATATCTTCGAGCTCCCATGTGGTCATCAATTCATGTGCAATGAGACTCACCTGATGTGCGCGATGTCGGAAGAAGACTGTCTGGCCGCGAAATGCCCACAGTGCGAGCAGAAGATTTTACACAGCGATACTGACTTTGTTCGCGTCGCCATCGTGCACGACCGTCGTGCTCGTGATTATTACAAGCGTGAACGAGAGTGGTGGAAGCTAGCGACCGCACGTTTCAAGCAGGAGGTCATCCTCAGTCCAAGCTCACATGCCACCAGATTCTCGATCAAGTGCAAAGACTTTCGCACAGCGATCGTGAACGCTAGGAAATCCTTTCGCGTGCCTGCCACAGCCATGCCCAACGAGATCAACTTCGCAGAGTATCCCGAAACGATCGTGATCTGCGACAGGTTGGTGCAGAACCTATCGCACGACTTCCAGAGCATGACTGTACTGGGCCGCAGCACCATGGGCCTACTCATCAACTTCGCAACCCAGGTGCTGAAAGAGTATACTGGTGTGCAAGACGCCGCAGACATCTGGACTGTGATGCCCCCGAAGTACCGCGGTTTTGTGCTTGCGTGGTTCTACAGAACCCTCGTATTGGCCTATTACATGGTCAAGAAGAGCGAGCAGCAGTTGGGCCAGATGGCAGAGGACCTGTTCGTTGAGAAACCCGACGACAGTATCAAGCTGGGCTACAAGCTTGACTCCGCGGTCATGGGTAAGCGCCGCAAGAGCATGGCTGTGCATGGCACTTTTGGCAACGTCCCGCtgcagaaggcgaggatCCCTTACCATCCTCAACCAAGCGACTGGCAGAAGCAGGAGCGAGTGTTGATGTAG
- a CDS encoding uncharacterized protein (antiSMASH:Cluster_7~CAZy:GT90), whose product MELRRAWPWRRILSIAILLIVVQAALLLYWFQSPRHVNVAGPNGLSAVPGETQVHASHPLGANDCNAKFPDLYYEIERASVYWKNKKHAISKDDVDISWHPTGMFEGGAIRFLIHENKVRVLESINAMLDPKGSIGERGTSFLHLLQRALESATASGEVLPTIEASIVLQDVSSPPTEDGTHSFWTWARPSHDVHFNRTTEYNGETVHYEQFWKYTTFERLWLIPNFDFWYTSSIGYYTKAVEDAMQRDNMAKISKVAWRGTRWVNPDVREHLVKVTEGKPWADVMFSDTMTHENHIDIADFCKYAFTVHTEGFSYSGRLNHLLNCNSLPFIHQLNWNLHYYHLLRKDGPDQNYVDVKDDFSDLEEKVLHYLAHPEEAQRITANHIATFREHYLTADATSCYLRRLVHEYASVAFTPETTRSNIDGTTGLRGRDLDTFFAKPEDFKEP is encoded by the coding sequence ATGGAGCTCAGACGAGCATGGCCGTGGCGTAGGATCTTGTCCATAGCGATCTTGCTGATCGTTGTGCAGgccgcgctgctgctgtactGGTTCCAGAGTCCAAGGCATGTCAACGTTGCAGGCCCAAATGGCTTGTCGGCAGTTCCAGGAGAAACACAAGTCCACGCAAGCCACCCTCTAGGCGCCAATGATTGCAATGCGAAGTTTCCGGATCTTTACTATGAAATTGAGCGTGCCAGTGTCTACTGGAAAAACAAGAAACATGCAATTTCAAAGGACGACGTCGATATCTCATGGCACCCTACTGGCATGTTCGAAGGCGGCGCCATCAGGTTCCTGATACATGAAAACAAAGTCAGAGTACTGGAGAGTATCAACGCCATGCTGGACCCGAAAGGCAGTATCGGTGAACGAGGAACCTCCTTCCTCCACTTACTCCAACGAGCTCTGGAAAGTGCGACTGCCAGCGGTGAAGTTCTGCCAACCATCGAAGCATCTATTGTCTTGCAAGACGTATCGTCGCCGCCGACAGAGGATGGCACACATAGTTTCTGGACATGGGCGCGGCCGTCGCATGACGTGCATTTCAACAGGACGACAGAATACAATGGGGAAACAGTACATTATGAACAGTTCTGGAAATATACCACCTTTGAGCGACTCTGGCTGATACCAAATTTCGACTTCTGGTATACGAGCTCTATCGGATACTACACGAAGGCGGTCGAGGATGCCATGCAACGAGATAATATGGCCAAAATCTCAAAAGTGGCCTGGAGAGGCACAAGATGGGTTAACCCGGATGTCCGAGAGCATCTTGTCAAGGTGACCGAAGGCAAGCCTTGGGCGGATGTCATGTTCAGCGACACCATGACTCACGAGAACCACATCGACATTGCAGACTTCTGCAAGTATGCCTTCACTGTACACACCGAGGGCTTCAGCTATTCAGGGCGGCTGAATCACCTTCTCAACTGCAACTCTCTTCCCTTCATTCATCAGCTCAACTGGAATCTGCACTACTATCATCTCCTGCGAAAAGATGGCCCCGATCAGAACTACGTGGACGTCAAGGACGATTTCAGTGATCTGGAAGAGAAAGTTCTTCACTACCTGGCGCATCCCGAGGAAGCACAGAGAATTACCGCAAACCACATCGCAACATTTCGGGAGCACTATCTCACTGCAGATGCTACATCTTGTTATCTGCGCAGGCTGGTCCATGAGTATGCGTCTGTGGCTTTCACGCCTGAGACTACTAGATCGAACATAGATGGCACGACTGGGCTGCGAGGCCGTGATCTTGATACATTTTTCGCCAAACCAGAAGACTTCAAAGAGCCGTGA
- a CDS encoding uncharacterized protein (antiSMASH:Cluster_7) yields the protein MRVSSVLIGLLAWTRFGASAIEEDAASFTEPALDSILLERAAASCGVSGYRRSTRPYLSRIFSYELSTAKLCGDRCWKESQCKSYSFGYGTCSLFKVEVSRNFKSNSRSPFKFYDKSCAKPAQPKCGLKGYDNKDKDTRFFTKTNCNLAACSALCKSKDRCKSMRHSGTTCNFARYVNYIKDKHYWDEHHPAKHNNVSINYYTKLDDIAINYYANHNHDENNDDHDHHIVAVNRHRL from the exons ATGCGTGTCAGCAGCGTACTGATCGGGTTGCTCGCCTGGACGCGCTTCGGAGCCTCTGCTATTGAGGAAGATGCTGCTTCATTCACTGAGCCGGCTCTTGACAGCATCCTGCTAGAACGAGCGGCTGCATCTTGTGGTGTATCTGGATACCGGCGGTCCACTCGTCCATACCTGTCTCGCATATTCTCTTACGAGCTTTCCACGGCAAAGCTTTGCGGTGACAGATGTTGGAAGGAGAGCCAATGCAAGAGTTACTCTTTTGGCTACGGTACCTGTTCATTGTTCAAGGTTGAAGT GTCCCGCAACTTCAAATCCAATAGCAGAAGTCCATTCAAGTTCTACGATAAATCTTGTGCCAAGCCTGCGCAACCAAAGTGCGGGCTCAAAGGATATGACAACAAGGACAAGGACACCAGATTCTTCACAAAGACCAATTGCAACCTGGCAGCTTGTTCTGCGCTGTGTAAGAGCAAAGACCGATGCAAAAGTATGCGGCACAGCGGCACCACTTGCAATTT CGCCAGGTACGTCAACTACATCAAGGACAAGCACTACTGGGACGAGCACCACCCAGCGAAGCACAACAACGTCTCAATCAACTACTACACGAAGCTCGACGACATCGCAATCAACTACTACGCAAACCACAACCACGACGAGAACAacgacgaccacgaccaccacaTCGTCGCAGTCAACCGTCACCGTCTCTAA